One Diabrotica virgifera virgifera chromosome 3, PGI_DIABVI_V3a genomic window carries:
- the LOC126882520 gene encoding probable serine/threonine-protein kinase kinX, translating into MNKTNSKKPKGKNNDDQRQKDNDDALISKIENREEQSQDGTIDEDELRKFERELLQRHDQQPKLNRSGAIKHSTLVGEEINTREEEEKEEEEKEEEDPSVKILEAKAFTESHDEKTEEERGGTWEDIEESVLTAFLFDEEDRREMQQMKKRKGDSLEINEKFKKEKLEESKKYPEETDREKVQRKMKQILDILNTEGPIEDERIRMKTLIGEINSMQNRKISPNQTTQGEEKNIRCEQCKIKIEQERQRKETEKIIGIVNKGGDIDTFSQIHEKKWEDKVFEKTKWEHGGLQETIEKKECIIITKNEIKDGGVEGVIRTLREEVAEIIEECKVGDIEYIENVKKSSMANQRRQWYTYVTKVGEQGMYEMAVKAINIIKKREKPPETVRVIVNNEINKEDVRKALEFVGRKENIVWEIVIRGKEMDKGERHEQEEALLIKTGGKSYTDVLKEMNQKIDIGKIGLKVNRLKKTEGGDILVKLKGKGAAEKLKKEMDSKITGMSMAVRKKENYFSITAIDPGFTEEQLISAITTYTGIPEDEIDVKTLRINRHGEQVATIAVRPSKAEELRRYRTIVIGWVICPIMERHTPVRCYKCLHYGHSTYECTGESRVACCYNCFKNGHTAVQCSSTAYCLTCKEEGHRMDRMTCPAYRAWVYGRGGEREPIKH; encoded by the coding sequence ATGAATAAAACCAACTCAAAAAAACCTAAAGGAAAAAATAACGACGACCAAAGGCAAAAGGACAATGACGACGCATTAATTAGTAAAATTGAGAATAGGGAAGAACAGTCGCAAGACGGCACAATAGATGAAGATGAGCTGAGAAAGTTTGAAAGGGAATTGCTACAACGGCACGATCAACAGCCTAAACTAAACAGGTCGGGTGCCATAAAGCACTCGACACTTGTAGGGGAAGAAATTAATacaagagaagaagaagaaaaagaggaggAAGAGAAAGAAGAGGAAGATCCCTCGGTGAAAATCCTGGAAGCGAAAGCCTTCACAGAAAGTCACGATGAAAAAACGGAAGAAGAAAGGGGAGGAACTTGGGAAGATATAGAGGAGAGTGTTTTAACAGCCTTCTTGTTCGACGAAGAGGACAGAAGAGAAATGCAGcaaatgaaaaaaagaaaaggGGACAGCCTTGagataaatgaaaaattcaaaaaagaaaaacTTGAAGAAAGCAAAAAATATCCAGAAGAAACCGACAGGGAAAAGGTCCAACGGAAAATGAAacaaatactcgatatacttaataCAGAAGGCCCAATAGAGGACGAAAGAATAAGAATGAAAACACTCATAGGGGAAATTAACTCTATGCAAAACAGAAAAATTAGCCCAAATCAAACAACACAAGGGGAGGAGAAAAATATAAGATGCGAACAATGTAAAATTAAGATCGAGCAAGAGAGACAAagaaaagaaacagaaaaaataataggAATTGTAAACAAGGGAGGAGACATAGACACCTTTAGTCAAATCCACGAGAAGAAATGGGAGGACAAGGTGTTTGAAAAAACGAAGTGGGAACATGGGGGACTGCAAGAgacaattgaaaaaaaagaatgcataataataactaaaaacGAAATAAAAGACGGAGGGGTAGAGGGCGTCATAAGAACGCTCAGGGAAGAAGTAGCAGAAATCATTGAGGAATGCAAAGTGGGCGACATAGAGTACatagaaaatgtaaagaaaagcTCTATGGCCAACCAAAGGAGGCAGTGGTACACATATGTAACCAAAGTGGGTGAACAGGGAATGTATGAAATGGCTGTAAAGgccataaatataataaaaaaaagggAGAAGCCCCCGGAAACCGTTAGAGTCATCGTTAACAACGAGATAAATAAGGAAGATGTGCGAAAAGCTCTCGAATTTGTGGggagaaaagaaaatatagtaTGGGAAATAGTTATCAGAGGGAAGGAGATGGATAAAGGGGAGAGGCATGAGCAGGAAGAAGCGCTCCTAATCAAAACGGGGGGGAAATCATACACTGATGTATTAAAAGAGATGAATCAGAAAATTGATATAGGGAAGATTGGCTTAAAAGTAAATAGGCTAAAAAAAACAGAAGGGGGAGACATCCTCGTAAAACTAAAGGGGAAGGGAGCAGCGGAGAAACTGAAGAAGGAGATGGACAGTAAAATAACGGGAATGAGCATGGCTGTTCGGaagaaagaaaattatttttccatcacGGCAATAGACCCTGGGTTTACAGAAGAACAGCTAATAAGCGCGATAACAACATATACCGGTATCCCCGAGGACGAAATAGATGTCAAAACGCTACGTATAAATAGGCATGGGGAACAGGTGGCGACCATAGCCGTACGCCCCTCAAAAGCAGAAGAGCTACGGAGGTATAGAACGATAGTAATAGGTTGGGTTATATGCCCCATAATGGAACGCCATACGCCAGTAAGGTGTTATAAGTGCCTCCATTATGGTCACAGCACCTATGAGTGCACAGGGGAGAGCAGGGTAGCATGCTGCTACAACTGCTTTAAAAACGGGCATACAGCGGTGCAGTGTAGCAGCACTGCGTACTGCTTAACTTGTAAGGAAGAGGGTCATAGAATGGACCGCATGACATGCCCAGCCTATAGGGCGTGGGTGTACGGCAGGGGAGGGGAAAGGGAACCCATAAAACATTAA